The Acropora palmata chromosome 10, jaAcrPala1.3, whole genome shotgun sequence genome contains a region encoding:
- the LOC141894339 gene encoding uncharacterized protein LOC141894339 isoform X2 — protein sequence MPHRCVAGGCSNTAKDGVSLHGWPTNAQLARQWTNAVRNTRANFNQTASSKLCSSHFSDDSFETQSVIAHSLGLKMKKIVKPDAVPTIFHNCPPQKRQRREHSTDRTEGYSSPAYGSRAQQFPKQPRGAYRKREAARIVAEHETLNSAVSYEGSVEGHERARGAESLPSAQEAATQTQSHSKNVSVQFRTKSTAKAVQITVPTKSQGTQCTLLKEMFLTSTPCASDDEPSDSEEEMDADDDSLYVPEPEDEMAEDGDFADFDDCLYEQPPGNTPAYKQKLFLVAESSLLSLFEFRPVCRTECDRRVNSRIGTKITVMQKCLSCSFTRSWDSQPTIGDTPLGNIMMSSGILFGGGSPAKVLKIMGHMNVVTIGYSTFMKHQKKYLHAAVEKTYREQQSSLLDSIKDEGKELILGGDGRCDSPGHSAKYGSYSLMDLEQNKILDSQLVQSNEVKNSNAMEKEGLQRSLQFLTDEGLSLDTLITDRHVQIRKHMRERWPAIKHRLDGWHIGKGIGKKIDSLAKKKDCAVVAKWKKSVVNHMFWCAASTGDDDGDLKAAKWLSITNHIMNKHSGHQSPLFSQCLHGRLHGRERKKKWLSPGSQPYEKLTEVLTKGSLLKDIKQMSGAHATSSLEAFHSVQNHFATKRLAFSYHGMTSRLQISILHFNENSDRDYAKLPDGTQRVNIAFPKHKKGEHTIKKILVQCTYRYVADLKANVVRILEGIDTGVLERAAAPQSLSSDFERPDKQDAINAFKSRFKNTSAT from the exons ATGCCACATCGCTGTGTAGCTGGTGGGTGTTCAAACACAGCAAAAGACGGAGTGAGTCTCCATGGCTGGCCCACAAATGCTCAACTTGCTCGTCAATGGACGAATGCTGTGAGAAACACGCGAGCGAATTTTAACCAGACGGCCTCGAGCAAACTTTGCAGTAGTCACTTTTCCGACGATTCATTTGAAACACAGTCAGTGATTGCTCATTCATTAGGgttaaagatgaaaaaaattgtaaaaccCGACGCTGTTCCGACCATATTTCACAACTGTCCGccacaaaaaaggcaaagacgGGAACATAGCACAGATCGCACAGAAGGGTACTCTTCGCCGGCGTACGGGTCTCGTGCTCAGCAGTTTCCGAAGCAGCCCAGGGGAGCATATAGAAAAAGAGAAGCCGCCAGG atcGTCGCTGAACACGAAACACTCAATTCTGCGGTATCCTATGAAGGCAGTGTCGAGGGGCATGAAAGAGCGCGTGGAGCTGAATCGTTACCTTCGGCACAGGAGGCAGCCACACAAACACAGTCTCACAGTAAAAATGTTTCTGTGCAATTTCGTACTAAAAGTACTGCAAAAG CTGTTCAAATTACCGTGCCCACTAAGAGTCAAGGCACGCAATGCACTCTTCTAAAAGAGATGTTTCTTACATCAACACCTTGCGCAAGTGACGATGAACCATCAGATTCGGAAGAGGAGATGGACGCAGACGACGACTCTTTATATGTTCCCGAGCCTGAGGATGAGATGGCTGAAGATGGAGATTTTGCCGATTTCGACGATTGTTTGTACGA ACAACCGCCTGGCAATACACCTGCTTACAAACAGAAGTTGTTTCTTGTGGCAGAATCGTCACTGTTGAGTTTATTTGAGTTTCGCCCTGTGTGTCGGACTGAGTGTGACAGGCGAGTGAACTCCAGGATTGGTACCAAAATAACAGTCATGCAAAAATGTCTCTCGTGCTCATTCACCAGAAGTTGGGATTCTCAGCCAACCATTGGGGATACCCCTCTTGGCAATATTATGATGTCATCAGGAATTCTATTTGGTGGCGGGAGTCCAGCTAAGGTGCTTAAAATAATGGGCCACATGAATGTAGTCACCATTGGGTACTCCACATTCATGAAGCatcaaaaaaagtatttacaTGCAGCAGTGGAGAAGACGTACAGAGAACAACAGTCCTCATTACTGGATAGCATCAAAGATGAGGGGAAGGAGCTGATCTTGGGAGGGGATGGTCGCTGTGATAGCCCAGGACATTCCGCTAAGTACGGCAGTTATTCTCTCATGGATttagagcaaaacaaaattctaGATTCTCAGCTGGTCCAG AGTAATGAAGTAAAGAACTCCAATGCAATGGAAAAAGAAGGCCTGCAAAGATCACTTCAATTCTTAACTGATGAAGGACTCTCTCTTGACACCTTGATAACAGACAGACATGTCCAGATTAGAAAGCACATGAGGGAGAGATGGCCTGCCATTAAGCACAGATTGGATGGTTGGCATATTGGCAAAG gtatTGGTAAAAAGATTGACAGCcttgcaaaaaagaaagactgtGCTGTGGtagcaaaatggaaaaagagcGTGGTCAACCACATGTTCTGGTGTGCTGCATCAACTGGTGATGATGATGGAGATTTAAAGGCAGCAAAGTGGCTCTCAATTACTAATCACATCATGAACAAGCATTCGGGACATCAAAGTCCCTTGTTTTCACAGTGTCTTCATGGTAGACTGCATggcagagaaagaaaaaagaaatggctcAGCCCGG GTTCACAACCTTATGAGAAACTGACAGAGGTACTGACCAAGGGCTCGCTGTTAAAGGATATCAAGCAGATGTCTGGAGCACATGCCACTTCATCACTTGAGGCCTTCCATTCAGTACAAAACCACTTTGCTACAAAACGCTTAGCTTTCTCCTACCATGGAATGACCAGCAG ATTGCAGATTTCCATCCTACATTTCAACGAGAACAGCGATCGGGACTATGCAAAACTACCAGATGGTACTCAGCGGGTAAACATTGCTTTCCCAAAGCACAAGAAAGGAGAGCATACAATAAAGAAGATTTTAGTTCAATGCACATATA GATATGTTGCTGATCTGAAagcgaatgttgtgcggattCTAGAAGGAATTGATACTGGTGTCTTAGAAAGAGCTGCTGCACCCCAATCACTGTCATCGGATTTTGAGCGGCCAGATAAGCAGGATGCTATAAATGCCTTCAAATCAAGGTTTAAGAACACTTCAGCTACCTAA
- the LOC141894339 gene encoding uncharacterized protein LOC141894339 isoform X3, whose protein sequence is MPHRCVAGGCSNTAKDGVSLHGWPTNAQLARQWTNAVRNTRANFNQTASSKLCSSHFSDDSFETQSVIAHSLGLKMKKIVKPDAVPTIFHNCPPQKRQRREHSTDRTEGYSSPAYGSRAQQFPKQPRGAYRKREAARIVAEHETLNSAVSYEGSVEGHERARGAESLPSAQEAATQTQSHSKNVSVQFRTKTVQITVPTKSQGTQCTLLKEMFLTSTPCASDDEPSDSEEEMDADDDSLYVPEPEDEMAEDGDFADFDDCLYEQPPGNTPAYKQKLFLVAESSLLSLFEFRPVCRTECDRRVNSRIGTKITVMQKCLSCSFTRSWDSQPTIGDTPLGNIMMSSGILFGGGSPAKVLKIMGHMNVVTIGYSTFMKHQKKYLHAAVEKTYREQQSSLLDSIKDEGKELILGGDGRCDSPGHSAKYGSYSLMDLEQNKILDSQLVQSNEVKNSNAMEKEGLQRSLQFLTDEGLSLDTLITDRHVQIRKHMRERWPAIKHRLDGWHIGKGIGKKIDSLAKKKDCAVVAKWKKSVVNHMFWCAASTGDDDGDLKAAKWLSITNHIMNKHSGHQSPLFSQCLHGRLHGRERKKKWLSPGSQPYEKLTEVLTKGSLLKDIKQMSGAHATSSLEAFHSVQNHFATKRLAFSYHGMTSRLQISILHFNENSDRDYAKLPDGTQRVNIAFPKHKKGEHTIKKILVQCTYRYVADLKANVVRILEGIDTGVLERAAAPQSLSSDFERPDKQDAINAFKSRFKNTSAT, encoded by the exons ATGCCACATCGCTGTGTAGCTGGTGGGTGTTCAAACACAGCAAAAGACGGAGTGAGTCTCCATGGCTGGCCCACAAATGCTCAACTTGCTCGTCAATGGACGAATGCTGTGAGAAACACGCGAGCGAATTTTAACCAGACGGCCTCGAGCAAACTTTGCAGTAGTCACTTTTCCGACGATTCATTTGAAACACAGTCAGTGATTGCTCATTCATTAGGgttaaagatgaaaaaaattgtaaaaccCGACGCTGTTCCGACCATATTTCACAACTGTCCGccacaaaaaaggcaaagacgGGAACATAGCACAGATCGCACAGAAGGGTACTCTTCGCCGGCGTACGGGTCTCGTGCTCAGCAGTTTCCGAAGCAGCCCAGGGGAGCATATAGAAAAAGAGAAGCCGCCAGG atcGTCGCTGAACACGAAACACTCAATTCTGCGGTATCCTATGAAGGCAGTGTCGAGGGGCATGAAAGAGCGCGTGGAGCTGAATCGTTACCTTCGGCACAGGAGGCAGCCACACAAACACAGTCTCACAGTAAAAATGTTTCTGTGCAATTTCGTACTAAAA CTGTTCAAATTACCGTGCCCACTAAGAGTCAAGGCACGCAATGCACTCTTCTAAAAGAGATGTTTCTTACATCAACACCTTGCGCAAGTGACGATGAACCATCAGATTCGGAAGAGGAGATGGACGCAGACGACGACTCTTTATATGTTCCCGAGCCTGAGGATGAGATGGCTGAAGATGGAGATTTTGCCGATTTCGACGATTGTTTGTACGA ACAACCGCCTGGCAATACACCTGCTTACAAACAGAAGTTGTTTCTTGTGGCAGAATCGTCACTGTTGAGTTTATTTGAGTTTCGCCCTGTGTGTCGGACTGAGTGTGACAGGCGAGTGAACTCCAGGATTGGTACCAAAATAACAGTCATGCAAAAATGTCTCTCGTGCTCATTCACCAGAAGTTGGGATTCTCAGCCAACCATTGGGGATACCCCTCTTGGCAATATTATGATGTCATCAGGAATTCTATTTGGTGGCGGGAGTCCAGCTAAGGTGCTTAAAATAATGGGCCACATGAATGTAGTCACCATTGGGTACTCCACATTCATGAAGCatcaaaaaaagtatttacaTGCAGCAGTGGAGAAGACGTACAGAGAACAACAGTCCTCATTACTGGATAGCATCAAAGATGAGGGGAAGGAGCTGATCTTGGGAGGGGATGGTCGCTGTGATAGCCCAGGACATTCCGCTAAGTACGGCAGTTATTCTCTCATGGATttagagcaaaacaaaattctaGATTCTCAGCTGGTCCAG AGTAATGAAGTAAAGAACTCCAATGCAATGGAAAAAGAAGGCCTGCAAAGATCACTTCAATTCTTAACTGATGAAGGACTCTCTCTTGACACCTTGATAACAGACAGACATGTCCAGATTAGAAAGCACATGAGGGAGAGATGGCCTGCCATTAAGCACAGATTGGATGGTTGGCATATTGGCAAAG gtatTGGTAAAAAGATTGACAGCcttgcaaaaaagaaagactgtGCTGTGGtagcaaaatggaaaaagagcGTGGTCAACCACATGTTCTGGTGTGCTGCATCAACTGGTGATGATGATGGAGATTTAAAGGCAGCAAAGTGGCTCTCAATTACTAATCACATCATGAACAAGCATTCGGGACATCAAAGTCCCTTGTTTTCACAGTGTCTTCATGGTAGACTGCATggcagagaaagaaaaaagaaatggctcAGCCCGG GTTCACAACCTTATGAGAAACTGACAGAGGTACTGACCAAGGGCTCGCTGTTAAAGGATATCAAGCAGATGTCTGGAGCACATGCCACTTCATCACTTGAGGCCTTCCATTCAGTACAAAACCACTTTGCTACAAAACGCTTAGCTTTCTCCTACCATGGAATGACCAGCAG ATTGCAGATTTCCATCCTACATTTCAACGAGAACAGCGATCGGGACTATGCAAAACTACCAGATGGTACTCAGCGGGTAAACATTGCTTTCCCAAAGCACAAGAAAGGAGAGCATACAATAAAGAAGATTTTAGTTCAATGCACATATA GATATGTTGCTGATCTGAAagcgaatgttgtgcggattCTAGAAGGAATTGATACTGGTGTCTTAGAAAGAGCTGCTGCACCCCAATCACTGTCATCGGATTTTGAGCGGCCAGATAAGCAGGATGCTATAAATGCCTTCAAATCAAGGTTTAAGAACACTTCAGCTACCTAA
- the LOC141894339 gene encoding uncharacterized protein LOC141894339 isoform X1, which produces MPHRCVAGGCSNTAKDGVSLHGWPTNAQLARQWTNAVRNTRANFNQTASSKLCSSHFSDDSFETQSVIAHSLGLKMKKIVKPDAVPTIFHNCPPQKRQRREHSTDRTEGYSSPAYGSRAQQFPKQPRGAYRKREAARIVAEHETLNSAVSYEGSVEGHERARGAESLPSAQEAATQTQSHSKNVSVQFRTKSTAKGKFLKLCCVFAINMVLQKKPFVYKRFGYHFPAVQITVPTKSQGTQCTLLKEMFLTSTPCASDDEPSDSEEEMDADDDSLYVPEPEDEMAEDGDFADFDDCLYEQPPGNTPAYKQKLFLVAESSLLSLFEFRPVCRTECDRRVNSRIGTKITVMQKCLSCSFTRSWDSQPTIGDTPLGNIMMSSGILFGGGSPAKVLKIMGHMNVVTIGYSTFMKHQKKYLHAAVEKTYREQQSSLLDSIKDEGKELILGGDGRCDSPGHSAKYGSYSLMDLEQNKILDSQLVQSNEVKNSNAMEKEGLQRSLQFLTDEGLSLDTLITDRHVQIRKHMRERWPAIKHRLDGWHIGKGIGKKIDSLAKKKDCAVVAKWKKSVVNHMFWCAASTGDDDGDLKAAKWLSITNHIMNKHSGHQSPLFSQCLHGRLHGRERKKKWLSPGSQPYEKLTEVLTKGSLLKDIKQMSGAHATSSLEAFHSVQNHFATKRLAFSYHGMTSRLQISILHFNENSDRDYAKLPDGTQRVNIAFPKHKKGEHTIKKILVQCTYRYVADLKANVVRILEGIDTGVLERAAAPQSLSSDFERPDKQDAINAFKSRFKNTSAT; this is translated from the exons ATGCCACATCGCTGTGTAGCTGGTGGGTGTTCAAACACAGCAAAAGACGGAGTGAGTCTCCATGGCTGGCCCACAAATGCTCAACTTGCTCGTCAATGGACGAATGCTGTGAGAAACACGCGAGCGAATTTTAACCAGACGGCCTCGAGCAAACTTTGCAGTAGTCACTTTTCCGACGATTCATTTGAAACACAGTCAGTGATTGCTCATTCATTAGGgttaaagatgaaaaaaattgtaaaaccCGACGCTGTTCCGACCATATTTCACAACTGTCCGccacaaaaaaggcaaagacgGGAACATAGCACAGATCGCACAGAAGGGTACTCTTCGCCGGCGTACGGGTCTCGTGCTCAGCAGTTTCCGAAGCAGCCCAGGGGAGCATATAGAAAAAGAGAAGCCGCCAGG atcGTCGCTGAACACGAAACACTCAATTCTGCGGTATCCTATGAAGGCAGTGTCGAGGGGCATGAAAGAGCGCGTGGAGCTGAATCGTTACCTTCGGCACAGGAGGCAGCCACACAAACACAGTCTCACAGTAAAAATGTTTCTGTGCAATTTCGTACTAAAAGTACTGCAAAAGGCAAGTTTTTAAAGCTGTGTTGTGTATTCGCAATAAATATGGtcctccaaaaaaaaccctttgtTTACAAACGTTTTGGTTATCATTTTCCAGCTGTTCAAATTACCGTGCCCACTAAGAGTCAAGGCACGCAATGCACTCTTCTAAAAGAGATGTTTCTTACATCAACACCTTGCGCAAGTGACGATGAACCATCAGATTCGGAAGAGGAGATGGACGCAGACGACGACTCTTTATATGTTCCCGAGCCTGAGGATGAGATGGCTGAAGATGGAGATTTTGCCGATTTCGACGATTGTTTGTACGA ACAACCGCCTGGCAATACACCTGCTTACAAACAGAAGTTGTTTCTTGTGGCAGAATCGTCACTGTTGAGTTTATTTGAGTTTCGCCCTGTGTGTCGGACTGAGTGTGACAGGCGAGTGAACTCCAGGATTGGTACCAAAATAACAGTCATGCAAAAATGTCTCTCGTGCTCATTCACCAGAAGTTGGGATTCTCAGCCAACCATTGGGGATACCCCTCTTGGCAATATTATGATGTCATCAGGAATTCTATTTGGTGGCGGGAGTCCAGCTAAGGTGCTTAAAATAATGGGCCACATGAATGTAGTCACCATTGGGTACTCCACATTCATGAAGCatcaaaaaaagtatttacaTGCAGCAGTGGAGAAGACGTACAGAGAACAACAGTCCTCATTACTGGATAGCATCAAAGATGAGGGGAAGGAGCTGATCTTGGGAGGGGATGGTCGCTGTGATAGCCCAGGACATTCCGCTAAGTACGGCAGTTATTCTCTCATGGATttagagcaaaacaaaattctaGATTCTCAGCTGGTCCAG AGTAATGAAGTAAAGAACTCCAATGCAATGGAAAAAGAAGGCCTGCAAAGATCACTTCAATTCTTAACTGATGAAGGACTCTCTCTTGACACCTTGATAACAGACAGACATGTCCAGATTAGAAAGCACATGAGGGAGAGATGGCCTGCCATTAAGCACAGATTGGATGGTTGGCATATTGGCAAAG gtatTGGTAAAAAGATTGACAGCcttgcaaaaaagaaagactgtGCTGTGGtagcaaaatggaaaaagagcGTGGTCAACCACATGTTCTGGTGTGCTGCATCAACTGGTGATGATGATGGAGATTTAAAGGCAGCAAAGTGGCTCTCAATTACTAATCACATCATGAACAAGCATTCGGGACATCAAAGTCCCTTGTTTTCACAGTGTCTTCATGGTAGACTGCATggcagagaaagaaaaaagaaatggctcAGCCCGG GTTCACAACCTTATGAGAAACTGACAGAGGTACTGACCAAGGGCTCGCTGTTAAAGGATATCAAGCAGATGTCTGGAGCACATGCCACTTCATCACTTGAGGCCTTCCATTCAGTACAAAACCACTTTGCTACAAAACGCTTAGCTTTCTCCTACCATGGAATGACCAGCAG ATTGCAGATTTCCATCCTACATTTCAACGAGAACAGCGATCGGGACTATGCAAAACTACCAGATGGTACTCAGCGGGTAAACATTGCTTTCCCAAAGCACAAGAAAGGAGAGCATACAATAAAGAAGATTTTAGTTCAATGCACATATA GATATGTTGCTGATCTGAAagcgaatgttgtgcggattCTAGAAGGAATTGATACTGGTGTCTTAGAAAGAGCTGCTGCACCCCAATCACTGTCATCGGATTTTGAGCGGCCAGATAAGCAGGATGCTATAAATGCCTTCAAATCAAGGTTTAAGAACACTTCAGCTACCTAA